One genomic region from Arthrobacter sp. YN encodes:
- a CDS encoding amidohydrolase family protein, translating to MADRYELGIDASALEAIDMHVHLEVDSCGHGSLPEALTEASAKYFKAEDRTPSLDRIAEVYRELNMAAVVFTVDARTQLKHEPNSIPELITGAARNNDVLIPFGSVDPRTGEDAIAGAKHQAVELGARGFKFHPSLQGFDPSNEQLYPLWETLQELGLPCIFHTGQNGMGAGLPGGYGIKLAYSNPLLLDAVAADFPGLQIIMAHPSVPWQDEANSIATHKSNVFIDLSGWSPKYFPESLVKASNSVLQDKVLFGTDFPLITPQKWLGAFADLPLKDEVRPKILKDNAVRLLGLGV from the coding sequence ATGGCAGACCGTTACGAACTGGGCATCGACGCCTCGGCCCTTGAGGCGATCGATATGCACGTCCACCTCGAAGTGGACAGCTGCGGGCATGGCTCACTCCCGGAAGCCCTGACGGAGGCCTCGGCGAAGTACTTCAAAGCTGAGGACCGGACGCCGTCGCTGGACAGGATCGCCGAGGTGTACCGGGAGCTGAACATGGCCGCCGTCGTCTTCACTGTTGACGCGCGGACCCAGCTCAAGCATGAACCGAACAGCATCCCGGAACTGATTACCGGAGCTGCGCGGAACAATGATGTGCTGATCCCGTTCGGCAGTGTGGACCCGCGGACGGGGGAGGACGCGATCGCCGGGGCGAAGCACCAGGCTGTTGAACTTGGTGCCCGGGGTTTCAAGTTCCACCCCTCGCTGCAGGGCTTCGACCCGTCCAACGAGCAGCTCTACCCGCTCTGGGAAACCCTGCAGGAATTGGGTCTGCCGTGCATTTTCCACACGGGCCAGAACGGCATGGGAGCAGGTCTACCTGGCGGGTATGGAATCAAACTGGCGTACTCCAACCCACTCTTGCTGGATGCGGTGGCAGCTGATTTCCCGGGTCTGCAGATCATCATGGCCCACCCCTCGGTGCCATGGCAGGACGAGGCGAACTCGATCGCGACGCACAAGTCCAACGTGTTCATTGACCTGTCTGGGTGGTCGCCGAAGTACTTCCCGGAGTCGCTGGTGAAAGCCTCGAATTCGGTGCTGCAGGACAAGGTCCTGTTCGGCACGGACTTCCCGCTGATCACCCCGCAAAAGTGGCTCGGTGCATTTGCCGACCTGCCACTGAAGGACGAAGTCCGTCCGAAGATCCTCAAGGACAACGCCGTCCGGCTGCTGGGGTTGGGTGTCTGA
- a CDS encoding acyl-CoA dehydrogenase family protein, giving the protein MTTITATAKEQRLYSVADWYDAEALLTTEERRVLGRLRTFLDAQAKPLLAEYWERGDFPEQLARPLIDLDIMEPADLTVDAPARGIFHGFRIFELARTDASLATWYTAQAGLFRTAIRVGASEEQQREWMPQVIDFSLKGVFSLTEPGHGSDIAGGLSTTARFEPGKGTDSDGGTGSDDGTWVLDGAKRWIGGASTADVLCVFARDVADGQVKAFLVDRTATGVGLEKIHGKTSLRMMQNAHITLNKVRVPEAMRLHKVNSFKDVASMLRAMRSDVAWIATGIQAGAFEAALAYVKERQQFGRSLGSFQLVQEKLARMLGNITASLSLVVRLTEQQGWGIYRDQDSALAKMQTSLMMRETVALAREVVGGNGITLAADVARFHADAEAVYSYEGTHEINALIIGRALTGASAFTS; this is encoded by the coding sequence ATGACCACGATTACAGCAACAGCTAAGGAACAGCGGCTCTACTCCGTCGCCGACTGGTACGACGCCGAAGCACTCCTGACCACGGAGGAACGCAGGGTGCTGGGGCGGCTGCGGACCTTCCTTGACGCACAGGCGAAACCGCTGCTGGCTGAATACTGGGAGCGCGGCGATTTCCCGGAGCAGCTAGCCCGGCCCTTGATTGATCTGGACATCATGGAACCGGCCGATCTCACCGTGGACGCCCCGGCGAGAGGAATTTTCCACGGCTTCCGGATTTTCGAACTGGCCCGTACGGACGCATCATTGGCCACCTGGTACACCGCCCAGGCAGGGCTGTTCAGGACCGCGATCCGGGTTGGTGCTTCCGAGGAGCAGCAGCGCGAGTGGATGCCCCAGGTCATCGACTTCTCCCTCAAAGGTGTCTTCTCGCTGACCGAACCCGGGCACGGCTCGGACATCGCCGGTGGGCTTTCCACCACCGCCCGTTTCGAACCAGGCAAAGGAACAGACTCCGACGGCGGCACCGGATCTGATGACGGGACCTGGGTTCTGGACGGCGCAAAGCGGTGGATCGGGGGCGCCTCCACAGCCGATGTGCTGTGTGTGTTCGCCCGGGACGTCGCCGATGGACAGGTCAAAGCGTTCCTCGTGGACCGGACCGCCACAGGCGTCGGCCTGGAGAAGATCCATGGCAAGACCTCGCTCCGGATGATGCAGAACGCCCACATCACCCTGAACAAAGTCCGCGTACCCGAGGCCATGCGCCTCCACAAGGTGAACTCGTTCAAGGACGTTGCCTCGATGCTTCGGGCGATGCGCTCAGACGTAGCCTGGATCGCCACCGGCATTCAAGCAGGCGCGTTCGAAGCAGCGCTGGCCTACGTCAAGGAACGCCAACAGTTCGGCCGGTCGCTGGGATCCTTCCAACTGGTCCAGGAGAAGTTGGCCCGGATGCTCGGCAACATCACCGCTTCGCTTTCACTGGTGGTGCGGCTGACTGAACAGCAGGGCTGGGGCATCTACCGGGACCAGGACTCGGCCTTGGCCAAGATGCAGACGTCCCTGATGATGCGCGAAACCGTCGCCTTGGCCCGCGAAGTGGTGGGCGGCAACGGCATCACCCTCGCCGCCGACGTCGCGCGTTTCCACGCCGACGCCGAAGCCGTTTATTCCTACGAAGGCACCCACGAGATCAACGCCCTCATCATCGGCCGTGCCCTCACCGGCGCCAGCGCCTTTACCAGCTAG
- a CDS encoding MFS transporter, which produces MSGHTALAQPSTAAKRKEARTVIMSSYLGSTIEFYDFLLYATAAAVAFPKVFFAGTDEWVGVVAAYATFAAGYVARPLGGIIFGHFGDRIGRKGMLIVSMAMMGIASTLIGLIPGANVIGPWGAVILVVLRVCQGIAVGGEWGGAALMALEHSDPKRRGFAASFVNAGAPTGAVLGTVVMGIFSALPQDAFLAWGWRVPFLLSFVLLIVGMFVRLRVSESPIFAEAVAKESAQGTKRKIPLLEVLKRPKALIMIMFAGAAGFGLQVVLPTFSVTYAVSKGAPQQGVLYAFAGASAISILFVLLGGRLSDRFGRRPVMVTGLALFILYLFPMFGMLSSGNIALVFLAFTVALVLHSSLYGPLAAFVSEQFGTTNRYTGAAVGYQLATLIGAGFTPGIVAGLYKDAGQSIIPVVVFLSVMSLVSIVFILLTRESKNNDLSTVS; this is translated from the coding sequence ATGTCAGGACACACTGCGCTCGCACAGCCGAGCACGGCCGCCAAGCGCAAAGAGGCGCGCACGGTCATCATGTCCAGCTATCTGGGCAGCACCATCGAGTTCTACGACTTCCTGCTCTACGCAACAGCGGCAGCGGTCGCTTTCCCCAAAGTCTTCTTCGCAGGCACCGATGAATGGGTTGGCGTAGTTGCTGCCTATGCCACGTTCGCGGCAGGCTATGTTGCCCGTCCCCTGGGCGGCATCATTTTCGGCCACTTCGGCGACCGCATAGGGCGCAAGGGCATGCTGATCGTGTCCATGGCGATGATGGGTATTGCCTCCACGTTGATCGGCCTGATTCCTGGAGCCAACGTCATTGGCCCGTGGGGAGCCGTGATCCTGGTGGTCCTTCGCGTCTGTCAGGGAATCGCCGTCGGCGGTGAATGGGGTGGGGCCGCACTGATGGCCCTGGAACACTCCGATCCCAAGAGGCGAGGCTTCGCGGCGTCGTTCGTGAATGCTGGCGCGCCCACCGGGGCTGTCTTGGGCACTGTGGTCATGGGCATCTTCTCCGCCCTCCCGCAGGACGCTTTCCTGGCATGGGGCTGGCGTGTGCCGTTCCTGTTGTCCTTCGTGCTGCTGATCGTGGGCATGTTCGTGAGGTTGCGGGTTTCCGAGAGCCCCATCTTCGCCGAGGCCGTGGCCAAGGAAAGTGCACAGGGGACCAAACGCAAGATCCCGCTCCTGGAAGTTCTGAAACGCCCCAAGGCGCTCATCATGATCATGTTTGCCGGAGCCGCCGGCTTCGGACTGCAGGTAGTACTGCCCACGTTCTCCGTGACTTACGCCGTATCCAAGGGCGCACCACAGCAGGGCGTGCTCTATGCCTTCGCAGGTGCCTCGGCCATCTCCATCCTGTTCGTGCTGCTGGGCGGTAGGCTTTCGGACCGTTTCGGTCGCCGCCCGGTCATGGTTACTGGCTTGGCCTTGTTCATCCTTTACCTGTTCCCCATGTTCGGGATGCTCAGCTCCGGCAACATCGCTTTGGTCTTCCTGGCCTTCACGGTGGCGCTGGTTCTGCACTCGTCCCTGTACGGACCCCTCGCCGCGTTCGTGTCCGAGCAGTTCGGCACCACCAACCGCTACACCGGCGCGGCAGTCGGCTATCAGTTGGCCACGCTGATTGGTGCAGGCTTCACCCCCGGAATCGTCGCCGGCCTTTACAAGGACGCCGGCCAGAGCATCATCCCTGTGGTGGTGTTCCTGTCCGTCATGTCGCTGGTGTCGATTGTCTTCATCCTGCTGACGCGGGAGTCTAAGAACAACGACCTTTCTACGGTCAGTTAG
- the menE gene encoding o-succinylbenzoate--CoA ligase produces MDNNGVGSWLHRRRSKSGTATALISGDLTLSYAALADRTDRLANALKDRGVTKGDRVAYLGENHESFVETFFACGLLGAIFVPLNTRLAAPELQFQLQDSGARLLINADALDAVASASVTDTVVTHRLVVAPDDVTDGSALKLPSGVEHYGKVLDAATAAPLDETVTLDDAAMILYTSGTTGKPKGALLTHGNITWNCINTVVDMDLNRNDVALMISPLFHVASLDMGLLPMLLKGATVVLEAKFDAGRVLELVAKHKITTLNGVPTTFQMLCDHPGWSTADLASLDKLTCGGSAVPNRVLEAYELRGIGFTSCYGMTETAPGATMLPLSRSQKKAGSAGLPHFFTDVRIADPMGGVAPVGEVGEIQISGPNVIKEYWNRPEATADSYADSSWFRSGDMGHQDEEGFLFVSDRIKDMIISGGENIYPAEVEAAIAELPAVGSVAVIGVADDTWGEVPRAIVTLRDGSSLTEEQLRSHLDGRLARYKIPKSVVFVEEMPRTASGKIRKMDLRKHYAV; encoded by the coding sequence ATGGACAACAACGGAGTTGGATCCTGGCTGCACCGCCGCCGCAGCAAGTCCGGAACCGCAACGGCACTCATTTCCGGTGACCTGACGCTCAGCTACGCCGCGCTCGCCGATCGCACCGACCGCTTGGCCAACGCCCTCAAAGACAGGGGAGTGACCAAAGGGGACCGCGTGGCCTACCTCGGTGAGAACCATGAGTCCTTTGTGGAGACGTTCTTCGCCTGTGGGCTGCTGGGAGCGATCTTCGTCCCGTTGAACACCCGCTTGGCGGCTCCGGAGCTGCAGTTTCAACTGCAGGACTCCGGCGCACGGCTCCTGATCAACGCCGATGCCCTGGACGCCGTGGCCTCCGCGTCCGTGACGGACACAGTGGTAACCCACCGTCTTGTGGTGGCGCCCGACGACGTCACTGACGGTTCCGCTCTCAAGCTGCCGTCCGGCGTCGAGCACTATGGCAAGGTGCTTGACGCTGCAACCGCGGCGCCGCTTGATGAGACCGTGACGCTGGACGACGCAGCCATGATCCTCTACACGTCCGGCACCACCGGCAAGCCCAAAGGCGCCCTGCTGACACACGGCAACATCACCTGGAACTGCATCAACACGGTGGTGGATATGGACCTGAACCGCAACGATGTTGCGCTCATGATCTCGCCGCTGTTCCACGTGGCGTCCCTGGACATGGGTCTGCTTCCCATGCTCCTCAAAGGAGCCACGGTGGTACTTGAAGCGAAGTTTGACGCCGGTCGAGTCCTGGAACTGGTAGCCAAGCACAAGATCACCACCCTCAACGGCGTGCCGACCACCTTCCAAATGCTCTGCGATCACCCCGGATGGTCGACGGCGGATCTGGCGTCCTTGGACAAGCTCACCTGCGGTGGTTCGGCGGTACCGAACCGGGTCCTCGAGGCCTATGAGCTGCGGGGCATCGGGTTTACCAGCTGCTACGGCATGACCGAGACCGCGCCTGGTGCAACGATGCTGCCGTTATCGCGGTCCCAGAAGAAGGCCGGATCTGCGGGTCTTCCGCACTTCTTCACGGACGTGCGCATTGCTGATCCGATGGGCGGGGTCGCTCCCGTGGGCGAGGTGGGGGAAATCCAGATCTCCGGGCCCAACGTGATCAAGGAGTACTGGAACCGCCCGGAAGCCACTGCAGACAGCTACGCGGATTCCTCGTGGTTCCGCTCCGGCGACATGGGCCATCAGGACGAGGAAGGATTCCTGTTCGTTTCCGACCGGATCAAGGACATGATCATCTCCGGCGGCGAGAACATCTACCCGGCCGAGGTGGAGGCTGCCATCGCGGAGTTGCCCGCTGTAGGGAGCGTGGCGGTGATTGGCGTTGCCGACGATACCTGGGGTGAAGTGCCCCGTGCCATCGTCACCTTGCGGGACGGAAGTTCCCTGACCGAGGAGCAACTGCGCTCGCATCTCGACGGCCGGCTGGCGCGGTACAAGATCCCCAAGTCAGTGGTGTTCGTCGAGGAAATGCCGCGCACTGCCAGCGGCAAGATCCGCAAGATGGACCTGCGGAAGCACTACGCCGTGTGA
- a CDS encoding DUF805 domain-containing protein codes for MSAYPQQPQQTEQYAAQTGEPPLWAPYYGAPIGAAVKRFFKKYTAFSGRASRSEYWWVALVLGVVGFVLQILTLVLGSAGATVSANGTATPGPGSVVGLILALVFYLAILIPSIALLVRRLHDGNFSGWIVLIGLIPGLGGLALFIFALLPSNPAGQRFDQPTA; via the coding sequence ATGAGCGCTTACCCGCAACAACCGCAACAAACCGAGCAGTACGCTGCACAGACCGGCGAACCGCCGCTGTGGGCTCCCTACTACGGGGCACCGATCGGTGCCGCCGTCAAGCGTTTCTTCAAGAAGTACACCGCGTTCAGCGGCCGCGCCAGCCGCAGCGAATACTGGTGGGTGGCACTGGTTCTGGGTGTTGTGGGCTTCGTCCTGCAGATCCTGACCTTGGTTCTCGGCAGCGCCGGGGCCACCGTTTCTGCAAACGGAACCGCCACTCCCGGTCCGGGATCCGTCGTAGGCCTTATTCTGGCCCTCGTCTTCTACTTGGCAATCCTCATCCCGTCCATTGCCCTGCTGGTTCGCCGTCTCCATGACGGCAACTTCAGTGGCTGGATCGTGCTGATTGGCCTGATTCCCGGCTTGGGCGGACTTGCACTCTTCATCTTCGCACTCCTGCCGTCCAACCCGGCCGGCCAGCGTTTTGACCAGCCGACTGCATAG
- the lhgO gene encoding L-2-hydroxyglutarate oxidase, which yields MPNPPRRRTIRRCAVVGGGIIGVAVARELATTLDGVQVTIYEKENRLAAHQTGHNSGVVHAGLYYEPGGLKARLCRRGVELLREFCAAKNLPYEACGKLVIAQTPEESARLDTIFARATANGVPGVRMLSGGQIREVEPNAVGLSALHSPETAIVDYTAITEALADDVRAMGGTIRLGQEVLALEQQASGVVVTTKDGGEHYDLVVACAGLQSDRLAAATGGPATPKIVPFFGQYYLVGPEARDQVKGLIYPVPDPRHPFLGVHLTKRIDGEMMLGPNAFISFGRESYAWNQVALRDVANYALFPGFWNFARHNVPSAVREFQTVVSRKKFLREAMRFVPSLEGASILPGTRGVRAQAMNGDGSLVDDFVIARRRDTVLVRNAPSPGATSSMAIAEYIVEQALQGG from the coding sequence ATGCCCAACCCTCCACGCAGGAGAACCATCAGGCGTTGCGCCGTGGTGGGCGGCGGGATCATCGGTGTTGCGGTGGCCAGGGAGCTCGCCACCACACTCGACGGCGTCCAGGTCACCATTTACGAAAAGGAAAACCGGCTCGCTGCACACCAGACCGGCCACAACTCGGGCGTGGTGCACGCAGGTCTCTACTACGAGCCCGGCGGGCTGAAAGCAAGGCTGTGCCGCAGGGGAGTGGAGTTGCTGCGGGAATTCTGCGCAGCAAAGAACCTTCCCTATGAGGCCTGCGGCAAGTTGGTGATAGCCCAGACGCCGGAGGAGTCCGCGCGCTTGGACACCATCTTCGCCCGGGCCACAGCCAACGGTGTCCCCGGAGTACGGATGCTGAGCGGCGGGCAGATACGCGAGGTGGAGCCGAACGCCGTCGGACTTTCTGCCTTGCACTCGCCTGAAACGGCGATCGTCGACTACACGGCCATCACCGAGGCGCTCGCCGACGACGTTCGAGCCATGGGCGGAACCATCCGGCTGGGGCAGGAAGTTTTGGCGCTGGAGCAGCAGGCCAGCGGGGTAGTGGTGACCACCAAGGATGGCGGGGAACACTATGACCTGGTGGTGGCGTGCGCGGGGCTCCAGTCGGACCGTCTGGCTGCGGCGACTGGCGGGCCGGCGACCCCGAAAATAGTCCCGTTCTTCGGTCAGTATTACTTGGTAGGCCCGGAAGCCCGCGACCAGGTGAAGGGCCTGATCTATCCTGTGCCGGACCCCAGGCACCCGTTCCTCGGCGTGCATCTCACCAAGCGGATCGACGGCGAAATGATGCTCGGCCCCAATGCGTTCATCTCCTTCGGGCGGGAGTCCTATGCCTGGAACCAGGTGGCGTTGCGCGATGTTGCCAATTACGCGCTCTTTCCGGGCTTCTGGAATTTTGCCCGACATAATGTGCCGTCGGCGGTCCGTGAATTCCAGACCGTGGTGAGCCGGAAGAAATTCCTCCGGGAGGCAATGCGCTTTGTTCCGTCATTGGAGGGTGCCAGCATCCTGCCAGGCACCCGTGGCGTGCGGGCGCAGGCCATGAACGGTGACGGCTCGCTGGTGGATGACTTTGTGATTGCACGACGCCGGGACACGGTTTTGGTGCGTAACGCACCATCGCCGGGGGCGACGTCGTCGATGGCCATCGCGGAGTACATCGTGGAGCAGGCGCTGCAGGGTGGCTAG
- a CDS encoding CPBP family intramembrane glutamic endopeptidase, with amino-acid sequence MYVALVCLAVVAAGLSGLVHFTAETAVPVILGGATAAAMLATFVHLVRRNKLTPGMLGFRRFDARMLHLLWQIPTAIVASACAQGLFLAVLSLVGVDGAASNSSNGALGRVAELPAPLIGLTVLIAAVLTPLWEEVLFRGAFLSGLTQHCRPFAAVAISAAIFAAVHLVLLTFIYLFMLGIALALLKRFHQNLWAPVLLHSVNNALVLLIILSATQN; translated from the coding sequence GTGTACGTTGCACTAGTTTGCCTGGCGGTGGTTGCGGCGGGACTGTCCGGTCTGGTTCATTTCACTGCAGAAACCGCTGTTCCAGTCATCCTCGGAGGGGCAACAGCAGCCGCAATGCTGGCAACTTTCGTACATTTGGTTCGCAGAAACAAGCTCACTCCGGGCATGCTCGGATTTCGACGCTTTGACGCACGCATGCTGCACTTACTCTGGCAGATTCCCACAGCCATCGTGGCTTCCGCCTGCGCCCAAGGTCTCTTCCTGGCTGTTCTCAGCCTCGTCGGAGTGGATGGCGCTGCGTCCAATTCCTCCAACGGTGCGCTAGGCCGGGTTGCTGAACTTCCGGCGCCGCTGATTGGCCTGACCGTCCTCATCGCTGCTGTGTTGACCCCGCTTTGGGAAGAAGTCCTCTTTCGGGGAGCTTTCCTGAGCGGGTTGACGCAACATTGCAGGCCCTTTGCAGCCGTGGCAATATCAGCGGCAATCTTTGCCGCTGTTCACTTGGTCCTGTTGACCTTTATTTATCTCTTTATGCTCGGCATCGCCTTGGCGCTTCTGAAAAGATTCCACCAGAATCTCTGGGCGCCCGTACTTCTGCACTCCGTCAACAACGCTTTGGTGCTGCTCATCATCTTGTCGGCTACGCAAAACTAG
- a CDS encoding DUF4193 domain-containing protein: protein MATDYDAPRKTEEDSPAESLEALQASRGNAALTAVIDVEENDTAEGIDLPGADLSGEELTVIVVPEQSDEFTCGSCFLVRHRSQIALEKNGLKFCKDCEG, encoded by the coding sequence ATGGCTACTGATTACGACGCCCCGCGCAAGACCGAAGAAGACTCTCCGGCTGAATCTCTTGAGGCTCTTCAGGCATCCCGTGGCAACGCTGCACTGACTGCAGTCATCGACGTCGAAGAAAACGATACTGCCGAAGGAATCGACCTTCCCGGGGCTGATCTTTCCGGTGAAGAACTGACCGTCATTGTTGTCCCGGAGCAGTCGGACGAATTCACCTGTGGTTCCTGTTTCCTGGTCCGTCACCGGTCCCAGATTGCGCTCGAAAAGAACGGCCTCAAGTTCTGCAAGGACTGCGAAGGCTAG
- a CDS encoding AMIN-like domain-containing (lipo)protein — MRKIGAGLAAVLAAAGLGLAAPGPASAASYCGLSWGSLAKADPDMSSANVTNVRTGQQPCFDRMVIDMTGKVAGYSVRYVPVVTQDATGYPIPVLGDADLQVVVTAPSYNQYSQPTYLPAAKAELSNVSGYQTFRQVVYAGSFEGTTSIGLGVRARLPFRVFTLDGPDGGSRLVVDVAHRW, encoded by the coding sequence ATGAGGAAAATTGGAGCGGGCCTGGCAGCCGTCCTGGCCGCAGCCGGACTCGGTCTGGCGGCACCGGGGCCGGCCTCGGCAGCATCCTACTGCGGACTTTCCTGGGGGTCTTTGGCCAAGGCCGACCCCGACATGAGTTCCGCCAACGTCACCAATGTCCGCACGGGCCAACAGCCGTGTTTCGACCGTATGGTGATCGACATGACCGGAAAAGTGGCCGGCTATTCCGTTCGATATGTTCCGGTAGTCACCCAGGACGCCACCGGCTACCCCATCCCCGTGCTTGGTGACGCGGACCTGCAAGTAGTGGTGACTGCGCCGTCGTACAACCAGTACAGCCAGCCCACCTACCTGCCCGCAGCCAAAGCGGAGCTCTCCAACGTCTCCGGTTATCAGACCTTCCGCCAGGTGGTTTATGCCGGAAGCTTTGAGGGCACCACGAGCATTGGGCTGGGTGTCCGTGCCCGGCTTCCGTTCAGGGTCTTCACCTTGGATGGGCCCGACGGCGGCTCCCGCCTGGTAGTGGACGTCGCCCATCGCTGGTGA
- a CDS encoding APC family permease gives MSQTIRRSGSDAATSHDISGKGLKTGQLGLLAVVVLGISTIAPAYTLTGALGPTVNEVGLQLPVIFLIGFIPMILVSLAYRELNADSPDSGTTFTWVTKAFGPWVGWMGGWGLLAANIIVLSNLAGVAVDFFYLFLAQATGSPELADLASNKLLNVATCFVFVALAVWISYRGLHTTKIVQYGLVGFQLLVLGLFVGMAFANWSTSETAVPFSWDWFDVTKIETFGQIAAGISLSIFVYWGWDVCLTVNEETANGKKTAGLAGTLTAVIVLGIYLLVTIATMMFAGVGDTGIGLNNEENHANVFTALASPVMGPFAILMSLAVLSSSAASLQSTFTSPSRSLLAMAHYGALPERFSLMSKKFSTPGFATIAAGVLSAGFYAVMHVISENVLNDTILALGLMICFYYGLTAIACVWYFRNSVFASARNFFLRLVCPLFGGVGLFVVFLQTAVDSWAPEFGSGSEIFGVGLVFVLGIGILVLGAVVMLIMSRVRPGFFRGETIRKDTPALVVPE, from the coding sequence ATGAGCCAGACAATCCGCCGCAGCGGCAGCGACGCTGCAACGTCGCACGACATCAGCGGCAAGGGACTGAAGACGGGGCAGTTGGGGCTCCTCGCCGTCGTCGTTCTTGGCATTTCAACCATCGCCCCGGCGTATACGCTGACGGGCGCCCTTGGCCCTACGGTCAACGAAGTGGGGCTGCAACTGCCCGTGATCTTCCTGATCGGCTTCATCCCGATGATCTTGGTGTCGCTCGCCTACAGGGAACTCAACGCTGATTCCCCGGACAGCGGCACCACGTTCACCTGGGTCACCAAGGCGTTCGGACCGTGGGTGGGCTGGATGGGCGGCTGGGGCTTGCTCGCGGCCAACATCATTGTCCTGTCCAACTTGGCGGGCGTCGCCGTGGACTTCTTTTACCTGTTCCTGGCGCAGGCCACCGGCTCACCAGAGCTCGCCGATCTTGCCTCCAACAAGCTCCTGAACGTGGCCACATGCTTCGTCTTCGTGGCGTTGGCGGTCTGGATCAGCTACCGCGGCCTGCACACCACCAAGATTGTGCAGTACGGCTTGGTGGGCTTCCAACTGCTGGTCCTGGGACTTTTCGTGGGCATGGCATTCGCCAACTGGTCCACGTCCGAGACAGCTGTTCCCTTCAGCTGGGACTGGTTCGACGTCACCAAGATCGAAACCTTTGGCCAGATCGCAGCCGGCATCTCGTTGTCGATCTTCGTCTACTGGGGCTGGGATGTCTGCCTGACCGTGAACGAGGAAACCGCCAACGGCAAGAAGACCGCCGGCCTTGCGGGCACGCTTACGGCCGTCATCGTCCTGGGCATCTACCTGCTGGTCACCATCGCCACCATGATGTTCGCCGGCGTGGGTGACACAGGAATCGGCCTGAACAACGAGGAAAACCACGCCAATGTCTTCACCGCACTCGCATCACCGGTGATGGGTCCGTTCGCAATCCTCATGTCCCTCGCCGTGCTCTCCAGCTCCGCTGCGTCCCTGCAGTCCACCTTCACATCGCCGTCGCGGAGCCTGCTGGCCATGGCGCACTACGGCGCCCTGCCGGAACGCTTCAGCCTTATGAGCAAGAAGTTCTCGACGCCGGGCTTCGCCACCATTGCGGCCGGCGTCCTGTCCGCGGGCTTCTACGCGGTGATGCACGTGATCAGCGAGAACGTCCTGAACGACACCATCCTGGCATTGGGCCTGATGATCTGCTTCTACTACGGGCTCACGGCCATCGCCTGTGTTTGGTACTTCCGTAACAGCGTGTTCGCCAGTGCACGGAACTTCTTCCTGCGGCTCGTATGCCCGCTGTTCGGTGGCGTAGGCCTGTTCGTGGTGTTCCTGCAGACCGCAGTGGACAGCTGGGCTCCGGAGTTTGGCAGTGGGTCCGAGATCTTCGGAGTGGGACTGGTATTCGTCCTCGGCATCGGAATCCTGGTTTTGGGCGCCGTGGTCATGCTGATCATGTCCCGCGTCCGGCCCGGTTTCTTCCGCGGCGAGACCATCCGGAAGGATACCCCGGCTTTGGTAGTGCCTGAATAA